Within the Naumovozyma castellii chromosome 1, complete genome genome, the region GAGTTCCTTATCCATGCGGTAgtacaaaaaaataaaataataatcgtgtaattaattcattaacgttttccttcttttcccAAACGAAAATCCATTTCGTTATAATCCTTCCAGTGTTAAATTCCCagtaattttaaaaatccATCTCTTCGACCTTACCGTTAGAGAACACTTTGTTCAATTCAGCGGCACCCAACTtattcttttgaatatcttGGTCAATAGCATTTAGCTTTTGATCGACACCTTCTTCCCACATTTCCAAAGTGGAACCTGATTCATAAAAGGAAGAAGTACAGTTCTTTTCCAACATTGGTGGGGCAACGTTCATAGTTGGCAATGGGACACGTTTAAACTCGTTGGCCTTGGTAGCGGTAGGGGCAGCGGCTGCGGCAGCAGCGGGTTCTTGTTGGTGGCTCACGGCGACATGATGTCTTATTCTATCACTGACGGAGTTTAAGTCCTTCAAGTATTCGATCTTTGTTTGTTCGTTCATAGTCATcttataatatatttatgtTTTGGTGGTGAGTTGGGTATCGTGAAGGAACAATTTGATCCGATGATCTCCATCTTTCTTGGCTTGTTCCTTAGAGGCTTTTATATAAATCGCTTTAGACGTAAATAAAGGTGTCTGGGCGGTAAAATTCaaagtaaataaaattttgtaaataaagaattCGGTGTGGTGTACGGATACTGCCAAAACATAATAACAGAGAGTAAACAGCTCGTAAAACATGATCCAAGTTCGTGTATAAGTACTAATGCTATATAtttagatatatatattcgTGAAGGGAAACTAACCGCGAGTGTCACGATCGCTTTGGATCATAGTATCGCTAAAGCTTCTCACACTTAGTGGATTGTCTTCAGGACGTAGCCCAGGGACTTGATATCCTTGACTGACACGCTGTCTGACCCTACTACCCACAGATGCCAACTCGTTCTTGAATTCGTTCTGGTTTTCGTATTGATCTCTCTGGTTGGGGTTGATCTTCACCCCTCCCATGCTGTGTTGTAAACCAGCTAATTCCTCGTCCATATTTGTGTCGTTACGGTTGTTcatttttgatatttttgtGTTTAATTAACCTTGTACAACTAAGAGTATTGTCATTGAAAAGTGCTATTTGTTCTGCACCCCTTCTTTATATAATGaccatcaatattttcttacTAATTAGAAAACCCCTAATGGCGCGATATGTCACATTTAGATAGAAATTGGTTTTTTGTACTTCAATTGACATTGAAACGTCATATTCATTGTACACTTTCTGTATTGCAAAAGTTATTGTAGTTGTGTGTATATTAAATTGGTATGAAGCCGGGCTCCCTCCTAGTttgtaatatatataatgaaagaGATAGTAGACGACGAACTAAGAAGcatcatttattttattttattttcagtcttaaatatttataaagtCTTAAATAACTATTCGTTCATTGATCACATCCTTAAAGTTGAGAGAGGAAAAGGGGTATTTCTAAAATTTTGTCGTTCTCCCCCATAATGCAATGACGGGAAATTTAAGCCTTAACTTCAGCTTCCTCCTTTGGCAACAAGTAACCACCAGTGACAGAGTTTCTCACTCTACCAGCCAAGTTGACAATGTACTTGTTGAAGACTTGTTCATCTCCATATAGATCCTTTTGTTGTTCGATGGACATGTCGTGTAATTTTTGTTCAGATAATGGGGCCTTGGCGGTCTTGGTAGAAGTAGAAGTGGTAGCTGGCATTTTTAGTTTATTAGGTTGGAGTGTGGGGTTTTGATGATACGTAGTAGAGATAACAGTAATAAAAGAGAGATGAGGAGAGGCCAAGGaccaaattcaagaagaacaattcCTCGCAGTTTATATATGTGGGATTCACTCGTTTATTTACCCAAACACTGGGGAAAGGAACACGAAACAACTCGAGAAAGAAATCTGCACAAGGAAACCATTGGAAACGACTTTTTTCACTATCTCTCTGTACTGGCATTTCTTACTCAATGAACAAATACTGGAATTTCAATGAGGATAGTATGTGGTGTCTGGGTCCGGTTGTTGTGGCAACCGCAAACAAAATTAGGTCTAAATTGCAAAAGATAAACAAATCTGGCATCTACTACCCTCCTTCACTTTCAGCAATGGAGACAGGTTTCTAGTTTGGTTTACATTCTTTGTTTGGCCTCATGAATGCCCTTTGGTTTATTTGTTGACCAATCGTTTGTGTTAGCCCTCATCCCATCAAGGTTGGGAAACCACACGCACTCACAGACAGTCAAACAAATACCAGGACATGACGACCAGCCCTTCTTTCCCATTGTTAATAAGATTTGGGTATCTTGGTAACTTGCTCATTCTCAAAGTTAGAATAAGAATGTAATAATGACACATAGAACATGCTTACGTAAACTTATATTGgtgatttttcttctcgCTTCTTTTACGTCATTGGGGAGTTTTGCAGCCTTTTCGATATTTCATTTAGCTCCATTATTGGATGTGTGACTGACCATTCGAAGAAACGGAGCATCGAAACTAGCACAACGTGTACTATTTTCTACTACACAACAGCTCTGGCTATATCCCTATACTCAGCTTTACTGAAGAAACGTATCGTGTTGCAAAGGTGtcttccatttttgaaatttaatgaGTACAACTAATAAGAATTCATTTAACCAATCCGTAGATaaccaagaaaataatactATACCTTCAGATGGACCTAGCGCAGGCCTTCCAGAACAGTTGATAACTCAAAATCAAGATTGGCTGCTTTCATCCATTGCGAATTTCACATGGATCATAATGTACTTCTTTATGGGCACTACGATGTCCTTGATGAGGGCTATATGGTACATGATAACAATTGTCATATTGAGAAGTTCCACCTGGATCTTATTTTCCACAAACAAACTTCAATTCACAGTCTCTTTGAGTGTCTTCATCGTCATGTCCGCCATCATAGTTTATATCACATATTGTGTTGTAAGAGCAAGAATCTTATCTCAATATAAGAAATTGACTCCAGATAATGACGATTTTGTAAtgaatcaaaataatattcattcaGGGCTGAGTGACTCTGCCACACAAAGAGATCATATGCATTACAAAAATGAGAGAAAATCAAGTAACCAAGAGGATGATACCTTTTTATCGTCGTATCTGGACCAATTTTTAAGTGCCATCAAGATATTCGGTTATCTGGAAAAACCTGTCTTTCATGATTTAACCAAGAATATGAAGACTCAAAAATTAGATGAAGGCGAGATATTATTACTCGATAATTCTATTGGGTTTGCCATAGTTGTTGAGGGGACTTTACAAGTTTACCATGAAGTGGAGGAAAAGTCAAGTGAACCTATGGTGATGGACACCACTAATCATGTAGGTTTCATGTCTTCTTCAGAAACCAACGCAAAGGGCGATGATGGTCTTTCGAATTCACAAGTAATCTCTGATACTGCTGACGACAGCTCTATCGAAAcagatggtgatgatgacgacgatgacgatgacgatgacgatagtgatgaagaattaggATATATTCGTTTGAAAAATGGGTTGGGCAGGTTTCAGTTGCTGAATACGGTGAAACCTGGTAATCCTGTATCATCTCTAGTAAacattttaaatttattcacCACTGCAGCCAACAATGACTTATTTAATGCtaatattatcaagaagAATAGAGGAGATTCAAATGAACTGAATCTTACTTTGagaaaattcattataGATGCAGACAAAAacgataataatattcccTTCGATGCCACTCCACCACCTCCACTTTTATCTCAA harbors:
- the SML1 gene encoding ribonucleotide reductase inhibiting protein SML1 (ancestral locus Anc_4.316) translates to MTMNEQTKIEYLKDLNSVSDRIRHHVAVSHQQEPAAAAAAAPTATKANEFKRVPLPTMNVAPPMLEKNCTSSFYESGSTLEMWEEGVDQKLNAIDQDIQKNKLGAAELNKVFSNGKVEEMDF
- the NCAS0A02840 gene encoding uncharacterized protein, which codes for MPATTSTSTKTAKAPLSEQKLHDMSIEQQKDLYGDEQVFNKYIVNLAGRVRNSVTGGYLLPKEEAEVKA